The genome window TTCGAACCCCTCGCGAAGAGTCCTCCTGACATTCAAGTGGTCATCCAGTGGATCCAAACTCTGGAATGGCATGTGGACAATCAGCCTTCGCAGTGTACCGCATATTTCGCAGAATAGCTCCCGCACCCAAGCTGCTGTGGGTTGGTCGTCCAACTTGTCTTTAAATGGGGCTAGATAGAGCGATGTGATATTCCGCAGTGGCAATATAGGCGGGAGGCTTGGTACAGAGTGAGGAAGACAGAGCAACAGCTGCGCAAGGCGTCGACTAGTATCAATGTAGAGGCATCGCTCTCGAAGCAGCCGACTAGCTAACTTGTATGTATCGCGCGAAACCAGTGTCAGAGAAAGTAATGTCTTTGTCGAAATATGTGACGCTGGGATTAATGCCAGTGGATTCGAAGGTAAGACAGCCTCTATAATGTGATAGAGTAGTTCGGGAGGTAATGAGCGCTGCAAACCTTGGTGCATCTCTAAAGACATGACTGCCGATTGATGAATGCGGTTAAACTTATATGTTGAATATGGGAAGAAGTTAATTACTGAACAGACTTACAATTCGGAGCTCAACTTAATGGTTTACATGTGCCTTATCTCTCATCATGACCCCAGATAAGCTCGACTTCACGAACGCCAATCAGAAGCCGGCATCTACGACAACCTCACTTACACCGTCAGGTGCTTTGCGCGACAGACTGAATCATGAGGCATTTAGCCTGGACTGAGCAGTTGAACAGTTTCCCTTCTTCGATCACAGTGGTAGCGACATAGTACACGACACTGGCACAACTCCATGAACACGTGAACAATCATGTATCAATCAGATAGTGACCTTGCCGGTTCTTTACCCCAATTTCAAACTCAGACCTTtctcaccaccatcaccagtcTCTTCTCCAGACCAAACTGGCACTTATCACACTACTGTATCGACGAGTCATCCTACAAACGCAATTATGAGTGCTCTGACTAACACTCAGGATGCCCCCAGCATACTAAATTTCCCTACACTCCCTAAGGAGACCATTCTGAAAATCCTCACCGAGATCACCCAAAAGAGTAAGAGCTAGATTCACTTACTCACCCATGGTGGATCTGTCTGCGGTGAAGACTTCAGTGACTATTACACCCTCATCTACACTGGAGGTCATACGGATTGTGATGGGGTGTTTGGACAGGGGCAGATCGAAAGTATCACCCTCCAACACAAATGTATCTACAAGGCACCTGTCATCGACGGTGAGATCGACTTTTTGACGCCCGCAAACCTGAGCTGGAAGCTAGCTCTCGAAAAGAATCGAGTGCTTCATCAGCTTCATGTTTATGATAGATATCTCAATCCCGATCTTGTCGAGCCAATGCGAGCCCTCTGGAGTCGACACAACAACCCACATCCGGACCTCGAAGCATTTCGCTGTGACACTGgacatcttcttgttctcacCGGCGATATCATGGATGATCTTCCCTTCGCCGTTGACGTTTACGGTGGAATTGACAGTCCTAACCGTAATGCCTatgtcaagaagctgcatGTAAACGATAATCGTCTCGAGTGCCAACGACGAGGCCACATCATGGtttgttcttctccttggaTGGTAAAGGACGAACTACCCGATGAAATGGAAGAGCATGAGTACCTCATCTCTCATTTCCCTGATAGACTCGATGCCAATATGCACGTCGCATTCCATCACGCCTTGTTTCACAGACGAGATGCGGATCgtctggctcttcttcagctggaCTGGTCCCTCATGACTGGCCTCGAGAGCCTTTGCCTTGATCTCTCAGGACCTTGGACCGATGGTCCCAACGCGGAACTCAAGTCCTTCTGTGTTAAGATGGGAAGCCAtttgaagctcaagacacttgttgttcttggccttccGGTGAGACAGGATTACTGTAAGTTAGGCAAGGACTTTTGGATTAAAACCCTCGAGAACCAGGAGTATGTCCCAAGCACTGTCGTCAAAAGCCATGTCGAAGACAGCGACGAAAGTGAcgaaggtgatgatgatgatagtgatgaCGAACTAGTTGGATTCCCAACATATATCTATTGGTTGAAGGAGTGTCTTCAGCCCGGCAGCCAGGTCCATGCTGTGATGCAGTATGAATCAGAGACAGAGCTGTAATGGTCCTGAAGATTCCATCTTTTCCATCCAAGACGATGACGCCCCGGCCGAGACCGCCGATGATGATTTCTCGGATACATCTCGTGTCCATTGCCCCAACCTTATTGTCTCCCCTATCAGGCCTTGACGCCTAACCATAGTCCCCAGATGCCCCTGCCAAGAACCCAGAGTTCTTGCGAACACTCCTTTATTTATTTGATTTTGATCTGTTAAACAGACTTTAGTTGGCTAGGTAGTTGCTTTTGTGCAGATAAATTGATAAAGCAAGATATATAGCCTCCTGACTggaagaaaacttctgaccaGGGATCAAGTGCCGAAAGACTAGTCTAAAGGTCAACTAGTCCATAGTGAATTTGCTAGAGCTTATACAAAATTTACCTATATCTCTTTGCCACTTGGTATAGGAATtagaagttttcttgcctcccccAGACACCTTTTGCTAACCCTAAATAAAACGTGAACATTATGTGACAGGCGCGTGAGTCTAATGTAGTAAATTGAAAGATATCACAGAAGGgaatcttggccttctccttctcgtctCACCCTGTAATCCGTAAACAAATCTCCATTTCCCATCCTAGCTATCCATCCGAAAGGCTCCTGAACTCTATTCCCTTTCTTTACACATACTGCTCGTGCGCCAAACAAGTAATAACATCCCATCCTTTCCCAGAGTAAAGACTTCCTAAATGCAAGAAAAGTTGGCCCTGTACGAGCACATACACGAGTAACCGACTTCAACTACTTTCTACCTGCACTCTCATAGTTATAGTCAACACTCCACAGAGAATCCCACACAACCGACTTTTTCGTCGGACTTTCAGCCGAATCCTCCCGTTGCACAGCGTTCCGAGGCTGCTAACTGGCCGTCAGCAACCCATCATTATGGTCCAAGAAGGGTGTCGACGTTTCGTACCTCGTCCGCTTTGGCGCTGCCGCCTTGGTTTGATGACTCGCCCGAAGGAGACTTGCTCGGACTCTCTGTTTGCTCGCTCTTTTGCCCTTCTGCCAGAGCCTTCTGTGCTAGGCTCGCATTGGCTGCCGTGAGAAGTCCCCCGTGCGTAGGGCTTGTGCCGGATGGTGTGTCGGTGGGATGCGCTCGGAGTGAGTTGGTCTCGCTAGCCAAAGCACTATTCTTTAACAAAGCCGTGCCTCCAAGCTGAAACGGCAGGGCTTTCTTGGAGCCGGTACTGCTACGCCTACTCTCAAGACTCTTCGATAAAGTCTTGTTAATACCTTCAATACTAGTGACGCTATCCCGACTCTTACCCTTTCCACCCGTAGCATGAGTGTGAATGTTGGCTGTCGCTTCCACGGTATTAGCCGCAACAGTTGACTTGCCCATTCCAGGCGTCGAGGGGGCGCCAGGTTTGTCTTCGAAAGCATCGATCAGATACCAGCGTAAACCATCCGACAACTGGAAGGGATTATCGTTCTCCTCATCGTTGATCGAATCTGTCTCGCTGCTCGGCTGGAGACTCTTTGAAAGGTCGACGACACGCTCTTGGATCCGTGAGATACGGGCAACAAGCCATTCTCGGTGACGCAAGCGATGGGCATCTTGCTCGCGCAGGAAGTAATGTGGGAAGCCCACATTGAAAGCGGCCCACGCACCGGCTTGCTGATTGCGCGTAGGGAGAAACAAAGCCAGATCGCCCTCCTTAAAGTGCTTGAACGCAATTTTCTCGTGCGAATCCTTTTGCAGAAGGTGTGCCTTCTCCCTGTAGGATCGGGCTTCCCTCTGCCACTTACGAGCCATGTGCTCTACTTCCTTGATCCTGCGATATACAGTCTCGGAGAAAAGCTCCATGTCAAAGTTGCCAATCTTGTTCATGAAAGCTTCGTATTTCTCATTTTCGGCCTGCAAGTCTGAGTTGTTAAGCCAGTATAGGAGTTCGAGATCAGTGCTATCGCCCAAGACACGGCTTAGAGTTCCTGACTTGCGTAGGGACGAACCAGGGTCAGAGGAGTCGTTGGGGTTCTGAGCATTTCTTTCGGATCGTGGAATCTTAGTAACGGTCATATCTCCATCTTTCCTGGTAATGGCAAATCCTACGCGCTCCAACAGCCGGCACATACGATCGTTTTGAGAGTAGAGGCGCTGTGTAAGATCCTTAGTCTTCTCGTCTCGGTGCTCATACTGGCTGTTCAAGTTAGACATCTTGCCCTGGAGGGACTCGGCTTTCTCTTGGAACATGCGAAGCTCTTCCTCCAGACTACCGACGTGGGACTGTTTGGAGGCCACTTCTTCGGTCAAGGCCATGacctttttctcttcttcttccagccTTGTCTGCAGAGCTTCGGGCCCAGTTTCGCCATCACTGAGCTTGGCACGCAACTCGGTAAGTTGCTCTCTACCATCTGCGAGCTCTTGTTCAAGTGCGATCACCTTTGCTTTCTCCTCAGCCAAGTTCTCACGCAAATGAACCGCTTTCATTTCGCCTTCGGATAGTTTAGTAtccttctcagcaagctGTTCCCGGAGTTCCGCAATGGTTGCCGTGAAGTGTTCAGCCTTAGTTTTTAGTAAATCAATGTCTGCCTCCGAGTTTCGGGACTTCTCAACGAGCGTTCCGGCTTGCGTAAGTAGCACATCTGAAAGATCTACAAAGTTGTCTGGGACAGCAGCCTCGGGCAGCAGCTCAGTAAACAGTCTTTTCAGGGCCTGCCAATGATCACCTAGAGCCTCCTCAGCAACACTCAATTTCCTCGAGACGTCCTGGGTTTCCTCTTGTGCAGACTGAACTTGTTGTTCAAGGGCCTCTTGTTGTTCTCTTTGAATTCGGGTTTCCTTGCGAAGGAACTCGACTTGCCCTTGCGCTTTGAGGGCATCATCTTGTCGCTGCTTGTTGATTTGCTCCAACTCGGCCTCTAGCTCCTCCACTCGTACAACATATCCGGCTTTCTCGTGCTGCCTTGATTCGTCGAACTGTTCGATTTCGTCTTCAGTATCCTCCAACCGTGCTCTGAGAGTCTTGATTTCATTCTCTAGGTTCTTGCGCTCTTCGACGAATTCGCGTTCGAGGGCCTCCATATTCTCGAGTAGATCTTGTTTGGTAGTGTTAACTTCCGCAATCTGACCTTTCAAGTCTTCATGCTGGCCCTTCAAGTCTTCGTGCTGACCTTTGATGTTCTCATGATGATCCGATTGCGCTGTGAGTTCTTGCTGGAGTCGACTAGACCGCTGTTTCTCTTCTCGCAGTTCGTTTTCCAGCTGAGTGATACGCCGCATCAATGGGTCGATGCCGTCCGAAGAGCGTCTACGGTCATCAAAGCGGCTCGATCTGATAGATGATCCAGAGTTGCCTCTCTCGCGTTGCTGGGGACCCTGAGGCTGGAAGAGATTTCCAGGGCGGCTGGCTTGGCTCTGTCGATGAAGCAAATCCTCTAGACGGCGGACTCGGCTCTCGGCCGTCTTCAATTTGTTTTCTAATTTACCTTTATCCTCCTGGAGTGACTGTAGTAAATCATCATCGCCTCGAATCATGAGACCACTCCTGCCAAGGGCCACTTCATGAATACTTCCGTTCTTGAACGCCTTAAGTCGTTTGGATTGCTGCTTTGTTGGATTGTCAAGCTCTTGTACAAGCTTCAACACATCATCCAATACACTCTGATCAACAGGTTGCTCTTGCAACAACTGCACGAAATCTGTTAAGTCGTCTTTGGTCAAAGCTGGCCATGGTTTGTCTTCCCCAAGCAAATTGACCTCCAGGCCCATGACATTTGTGTCCAGATCTGGACCATACATGCTGCCAATCATTTTTTGCCACTTCCGCCGTCGCTTGGACTCTTCATCCTGAAACAATGCCATCTCGTTTGCTAGAGTAGACGAGTCCGTCTTGACTTTATCAACCCATTCGCGTCGTCGAACTGCTTCTGAGACGAAAGCTGCGTACATATAAGGCAGCTGGTGTATGAGACGAAGATAATCAAATGTCGTCATGTCATCTACCGACTGATTCAATACGTTGATTTGACTTTTGACGTTGTTATGAAGAGATGTTATTTCCGTAACGTAACGCATGAATTTCGCTGATTCCGAAGCAATAGAATTTCGCGCGTCTGTTGCATAGTGAAGTAGCTCATCCATCTCTTTGACTCGCTTTTTCAGCGTTGGTACCAAGTGTTCGGTGTGCACTGAAGCCGTTTTGGAAGCTTGCGCTACATCTCGTTGCGTATTGCTATATCCAAGTGCTGCCCGGTAGTCGGAGTCCATCTGCTTCACTACTGCCTCGATATCTTCAAGGAGCTGTGCGGAATCTGTGCTGTGGCCAAGAGCAGATCGGCTCATGAGCTTCTCGAAGTCGGCAATCAGCGATTCTAAGCTTCTATACATCTGAGATGCTGTGTTGTTGAGTTGATTGGCCTTGTCGCTGAACCTTCGATGGGCTGTCGGGGCAAGTTTTCCCGCCTTCCTTGCGGTATCGAGTTCGATAAGGTCTTCCAAAGTTGGGTTCGACTTCTTGGTCTCTTGTCGAGTCATAAACTTGACCATCAAAGGCGAGATCGGGGTATTTCTGGCGAGATCGAGATATTGCTCCCAATTTTCAACCAGAGTCCTGTGCTCTTCCAGTGCAGGCGTTACCCATTTCTTCAGGTCGTTGTATTTGGGCTCTATGGTCTTGATGCTGATTTCGAGATTCGCAACAGCCGCATCCAAGCACTTGATGATAACGTCTATCTCGCTGTACAGCGCCAGAGTTGTTGTGTTCATCTGTCCGCAGTCCTCAACCAAATGCATCGCCCAATTTCGACGCTCCTTGTATAGCTCTTgccatgatgatattgactgTACATCATCGATCGTATTCGGCGCATTCGGGATGACGTACCGCTTCGGAGCCGGGACTGGGGTGATGAGGTTCGCATTCCCTGGGGAACTTATTCGGATATCGTATATGAACATCTCTTTCTGGGCTATGGTCAGAAAAGGCATATCTCTTACTGAGTAACCAACCTCTGTATGTAGGCTTGTGAATTTGACGGTACGGCCATGAGGCGTCAAGGCGACAATATGCTGTGGTGGAATCGAGGTTTTCCTGGAGACCCAGGCCTTGAGATCATCGAGGCTACAGCTGAGTTAGTTGCCAACATCTCATTGTCATCTTGACGAGGCTTACATGGAGAACTGTGCGGTATCGACCTCCAGCCGCAGGCCCGTATGGGCTATCAACACCTGGAGAGCCATCCCGAGACATCTCCTATTGGAAAAACTGCCGCAATGCGCGACCGACGGAAAAGAAGGGGGCACTTCAGTAAAGATATGGTTTCTGATCACCAGAGCTATAATGGGCACCTGGTGTTGAATGAGTTATAGTAATATCTTCGCGTGACGAAAGATCCACCGATTATCCATGGGCCATAGGAGCCTGGTCTTAGCGTGACGCCGTGACCGGTGCCTTGTGACAAGCAGCATTTAATTGGCGGGAACGCCACACCTACCAAGCCGCAGTTCCAGCCACAATCAGTAACAAGCTTGTCGTCAAGGTCAACGCGTTTTGCGATACAAGGCATGGCCCAGCAGGAACTCCAGTAGAAAAGCTATATCGAATCTCAGAATCACTATGGCAGACTCAAATGACGTCCCGATGTTGGACGGGCATGAAGAAATGTCCCATCTTCCCATctcagaagatgaagccaagATCCTCGAACTATATGATCGAATACAAGAGCTTCGACTTGAAATCGCTATTATAAACGCGCAGAAGTCACATCAGCCAGGTCTGTTTCTCTCAGAGATAAGCTCGCAGTATATGCTTACAGTTCTTAGAGGAAACCTCGTCCCTTACCGCCGAAGA of Fusarium oxysporum Fo47 chromosome I, complete sequence contains these proteins:
- a CDS encoding uncharacterized protein (expressed protein), with translation MRALWSRHNNPHPDLEAFRCDTGHLLVLTGDIMDDLPFAVDVYGGIDSPNRNAYVKKLHVNDNRLECQRRGHIMVCSSPWMVKDELPDEMEEHEYLISHFPDRLDANMHVAFHHALFHRRDADRLALLQLDWSLMTGLESLCLDLSGPWTDGPNAELKSFCVKMGSHLKLKTLVVLGLPVRQDYCKLGKDFWIKTLENQEYVPSTVVKSHVEDSDESDEGDDDDSDDELVGFPTYIYWLKECLQPGSQVHAVMQYESETEL